A stretch of the Parabacteroides timonensis genome encodes the following:
- a CDS encoding RagB/SusD family nutrient uptake outer membrane protein, which produces MKNIIYYAMSLLTLFSCTNLESEVYDVINPEIFPLNEKDAEALVTSAAYSPFSPNRMFVVSANGIQLIGDMTTDIGECQWADAVWPDVLYQNFTSDSWGVTQFYGYISDISKMTLTINRISKVSMSESSKKRLIAELRCGRGWLAYLLYDWFGPIPIATLEELENPLQEKILERPTKEWMVQYIETELTEAIKDLPANYGASDGNYGRFTAGLAYTVLMKLYMHERNWEKAEMCGRELMKSEYGYSLVPEYKDIFTLENEKNTEIIWACQCSRSVNKQSWLAHVLPSVYPTKNPNIQKWQGYRVPWSFYNTFEEGDKRLESLVGDFIGTDGVRYNQENPSTVLAKGALPVKYGEDPLATGAESQVDWVVYRYADVLTALSEVLVRKNNAITQEAIDLLNTIRNRAGIKPYAMASFTGVQDFLDKVLLNRGQEFWFEGLRRTDLIRHGKYIEYARKYKGSETTKDAFVLMPLPQSAINEGKGIVVQNPGY; this is translated from the coding sequence ATGAAAAATATAATATATTATGCAATGTCACTTTTGACATTGTTTTCCTGTACAAACTTAGAGTCGGAAGTGTATGATGTTATAAATCCAGAAATATTTCCGCTTAATGAAAAAGATGCAGAGGCATTGGTTACATCTGCGGCATATTCTCCGTTTAGTCCTAATCGTATGTTTGTTGTTTCTGCTAATGGCATTCAATTAATAGGTGATATGACTACAGATATAGGAGAATGTCAATGGGCTGATGCTGTATGGCCAGATGTCCTTTATCAAAATTTCACATCTGATAGCTGGGGAGTAACGCAATTCTATGGCTATATTAGTGATATTAGTAAAATGACGTTGACTATAAATCGAATTTCAAAAGTATCTATGTCGGAAAGTTCTAAAAAACGTCTGATTGCAGAACTTCGTTGTGGTCGAGGTTGGTTGGCTTACCTTTTATATGATTGGTTTGGTCCTATTCCTATTGCAACTTTGGAAGAATTGGAAAATCCTTTACAAGAAAAAATTCTTGAACGCCCAACAAAAGAATGGATGGTACAATACATAGAGACTGAACTAACAGAAGCTATTAAAGATTTGCCTGCTAATTATGGCGCTTCAGACGGAAATTATGGTCGTTTTACGGCAGGTCTTGCTTATACTGTGTTAATGAAACTTTATATGCATGAAAGGAATTGGGAAAAAGCGGAAATGTGTGGACGGGAACTTATGAAATCTGAATATGGATATTCATTGGTTCCTGAATATAAAGATATTTTTACTTTGGAAAATGAGAAAAATACTGAAATAATATGGGCATGTCAATGTAGTAGAAGTGTAAATAAACAGAGCTGGTTAGCCCATGTTTTACCTTCTGTTTATCCTACAAAAAATCCAAATATTCAGAAGTGGCAAGGGTATCGGGTTCCATGGTCATTTTATAATACCTTTGAAGAAGGTGATAAAAGATTAGAGTCATTAGTTGGTGATTTTATAGGAACAGATGGTGTTCGTTACAACCAGGAAAATCCATCAACAGTTTTAGCTAAAGGTGCATTACCTGTTAAATATGGAGAAGATCCGTTGGCTACAGGAGCAGAAAGCCAAGTAGATTGGGTTGTATACCGTTATGCAGATGTGTTGACGGCATTATCAGAAGTATTAGTACGGAAGAATAATGCGATAACGCAAGAAGCTATTGATTTATTGAATACGATAAGAAATAGAGCAGGAATTAAGCCCTATGCAATGGCAAGTTTTACTGGTGTACAAGACTTCTTAGATAAAGTACTTTTGAATAGAGGACAAGAATTTTGGTTTGAAGGTTTACGGCGGACAGATCTTATACGACATGGTAAGTATATCGAGTATGCAAGAAAATATAAGGGCTCGGAAACAACAAAGGATGCCTTTGTTTTGATGCCTTTGCCACAATCAGCAATAAATGAGGGTAAAGGGATAGTTGTCCAAAACCCAGGTTATTAA
- a CDS encoding vitamin B12 dependent-methionine synthase activation domain-containing protein gives MQEYELDFSQLSLTPHELFVEMGYSKTQQPEEPVETLVVSMLEDISSWVKPRCTFGLFGGQIEGEEVVINGGERLQVGATIATLMKSSQRFVLFAATAGAAFQAYQDRLKAEGDILKCFIADVIGSCIAEKAGDYMERLLEKELGGERHTNRMSPGYCGWHLSGQKTLFRLMGEHPCGISLSEVCLMTPIKSISGVIGIGPDVDEKKYGCQFCELETCYKRKRLKK, from the coding sequence ATGCAGGAGTACGAGTTGGATTTCAGTCAGCTGTCCCTGACGCCACACGAGTTGTTCGTGGAAATGGGATACAGCAAGACGCAACAACCGGAAGAACCTGTGGAGACATTAGTTGTCTCCATGCTGGAAGATATATCCTCTTGGGTAAAGCCGCGTTGTACATTCGGTCTGTTTGGCGGACAGATAGAAGGTGAGGAGGTTGTAATAAACGGCGGTGAACGCTTGCAGGTAGGGGCTACCATCGCTACCTTAATGAAGAGCTCTCAACGTTTTGTTCTTTTTGCGGCCACGGCTGGTGCTGCTTTTCAAGCTTATCAAGATCGTTTGAAGGCGGAAGGCGATATTCTGAAATGTTTTATAGCCGATGTAATCGGAAGTTGCATTGCCGAAAAGGCCGGAGATTACATGGAGCGATTGCTCGAAAAAGAGCTGGGCGGCGAACGGCATACCAACCGTATGAGTCCGGGTTATTGCGGTTGGCATCTGTCCGGCCAGAAGACCCTCTTCCGGTTGATGGGCGAGCATCCTTGCGGCATCAGTTTGTCTGAGGTTTGCTTGATGACGCCGATTAAGTCTATCAGTGGCGTGATCGGTATCGGGCCTGATGTGGATGAGAAAAAGTATGGTTGTCAGTTTTGTGAGTTAGAAACTTGTTATAAACGAAAAAGATTGAAGAAATAA
- a CDS encoding uroporphyrinogen decarboxylase family protein yields the protein MTSKQRVQSALAHRMPDCVPVDFGATSVTGIHCKVVEALRQHYGLDPHPVRVIEPFQMLGEIESDLQEIIGVDCVPVFGRKDMFDIDETQLHEQITPWGQKVMIASGIDLTTDTEGDVHIYAGGDRSYPPSAVMPADCYFINATERQEYVDDDAIQPEDNLEEFGPISEEDLQYYKETVEKAAATGKAVVASFGGTALGDIAFVPGMGLKDPKGIRNVAEWYMSTSMRRDYVQTVFEKQTDIAIANYQRLWDAVGEKVDVVFTCGTDFGTQDSQFCSLDTFRELWLPHYKRMNDWIHEHTTWKVFKHTCGAVLPFLPGLVEAGFDILNPVQINAKDMDPRVLKKEFGDQFTFWGGGIDTQRILPNATPEEVRSHVMQECEILGADGGFVFNAVHNIQANAPVRNVVAMIETLRELRS from the coding sequence ATGACATCTAAACAGCGTGTGCAAAGCGCACTAGCCCATCGTATGCCCGATTGCGTACCGGTCGACTTCGGAGCAACTTCAGTTACCGGTATCCATTGCAAGGTCGTGGAGGCTTTGAGGCAACATTATGGATTGGACCCGCATCCTGTCCGAGTCATCGAACCTTTTCAGATGCTGGGAGAGATCGAGAGTGACCTGCAGGAGATTATCGGTGTAGATTGTGTCCCTGTTTTCGGGCGGAAGGATATGTTCGATATCGATGAAACTCAACTTCACGAACAAATAACCCCCTGGGGACAGAAAGTGATGATCGCCTCCGGTATCGACCTGACGACTGATACAGAGGGAGACGTTCATATCTATGCAGGTGGTGACCGTTCTTATCCCCCCAGTGCCGTGATGCCTGCTGACTGTTATTTTATCAATGCAACCGAACGGCAGGAGTATGTCGACGATGATGCGATTCAGCCGGAAGATAACCTGGAAGAATTTGGTCCTATTTCAGAAGAAGATCTTCAGTATTATAAAGAGACAGTCGAAAAGGCTGCCGCCACGGGAAAAGCCGTTGTTGCCAGCTTCGGCGGTACGGCACTGGGCGATATCGCTTTCGTTCCGGGCATGGGACTGAAAGACCCGAAAGGAATCCGGAATGTGGCGGAATGGTATATGTCTACCTCCATGCGCCGTGACTATGTACAAACCGTCTTTGAAAAGCAGACCGATATCGCGATAGCAAATTATCAACGTCTTTGGGATGCAGTGGGTGAAAAAGTCGATGTCGTCTTTACCTGCGGAACTGATTTCGGTACACAGGATTCTCAATTCTGCTCCCTCGATACTTTCCGCGAGTTGTGGCTCCCTCATTATAAACGGATGAATGACTGGATCCACGAGCATACTACCTGGAAGGTATTCAAACATACTTGCGGGGCCGTCCTTCCTTTTCTCCCAGGATTGGTGGAGGCTGGTTTCGACATTCTCAACCCTGTACAGATCAATGCCAAGGATATGGATCCGCGCGTTTTGAAGAAAGAGTTTGGCGACCAGTTTACTTTCTGGGGCGGAGGCATCGACACGCAACGTATCCTGCCGAATGCAACACCCGAAGAGGTGCGGAGCCACGTCATGCAGGAATGTGAGATACTGGGGGCAGACGGCGGTTTCGTCTTTAATGCCGTCCATAATATACAGGCCAACGCACCGGTACGGAATGTAGTGGCAATGATAGAGACATTGCGTGAGTTACGAAGTTAA
- a CDS encoding right-handed parallel beta-helix repeat-containing protein has product MKRKQLLFTLFLICCAAVQAKEYHVSVKGNDANEGTEKAPFRTVGKAAEYAFPGDIITVHAGMYREWINPPRGGESDEKRIVYRAVPGEKVEIKGSERISNWTKEKDGVWKVTIPNTFFGDYNPYTDLIYGDWFDGIGREHHTGEVFLNNKSLYEKERLDKVLRPVPNEKSKDKEGSTYTWYCENDGVNTIIWANFHKYDPNKELVEISTRNTCFYPEKPGIDYLTIQGFHFSQAATQWGAPTAEQIGMIATHWNKGWIIENNVISNSKCSGITLGKERQTGHNVWLNDTSLDGSLHYIEVTFNTIRNGWNKENIGSHIVRNNEISHCEQTGICGSMGAAFCLIENNHIHDIWVKRQFTGAEIGGIKFHAAVDTRIIHNRIHNAGRSLWLDWMTQGTRVSENLFYDNDLEDIFLEVNHGPFLVDNNIFASRRSILEQSQGGAYVHNLIAGDIYRYVEHGRYTPYFLPHSTEVAGLSIIPGGDDRYINNLFATTNPVTEGENKRKYGLADYNKTVYPMMVEGNVYYNKALPFEGEKNSVVLPDFNPNVKIEETADGVYLSLSVKGLSDLQTSRVNTERLGKAKLPRQAYDQPDGSPIEIATDYLGNARGNQPKPGPLESIKDGEIRIKVW; this is encoded by the coding sequence ATGAAGAGAAAGCAGTTACTTTTTACACTATTCCTGATATGCTGTGCAGCAGTGCAGGCGAAAGAATATCATGTCTCCGTCAAAGGGAATGATGCGAATGAAGGAACCGAAAAAGCTCCTTTCCGGACAGTAGGGAAAGCAGCAGAATATGCCTTTCCGGGAGATATAATTACCGTGCATGCCGGTATGTATCGCGAATGGATCAATCCTCCGCGAGGTGGCGAAAGCGACGAGAAGCGGATCGTCTATCGTGCGGTTCCGGGAGAAAAGGTCGAGATAAAAGGCTCAGAAAGAATCTCCAACTGGACGAAAGAGAAAGACGGTGTTTGGAAAGTAACGATACCGAATACGTTCTTCGGAGATTATAATCCCTATACGGACCTGATCTATGGCGATTGGTTTGACGGCATAGGACGCGAACACCATACCGGTGAAGTGTTCCTGAACAACAAATCGCTTTATGAAAAGGAAAGACTGGACAAGGTGTTGCGTCCGGTCCCGAATGAAAAGAGCAAAGACAAGGAAGGCTCCACCTACACCTGGTATTGCGAGAATGATGGCGTAAATACGATCATCTGGGCGAATTTCCATAAATACGACCCGAATAAGGAATTGGTGGAAATAAGTACCCGTAATACCTGCTTTTATCCGGAGAAACCGGGTATCGACTACCTGACTATCCAGGGCTTTCATTTCAGTCAGGCTGCTACTCAATGGGGTGCTCCTACGGCAGAGCAGATCGGCATGATAGCTACCCACTGGAATAAAGGCTGGATCATCGAGAACAATGTGATCAGCAACTCCAAATGTTCGGGCATAACATTGGGTAAAGAACGTCAGACCGGGCATAATGTCTGGCTGAATGATACGAGCCTGGACGGTTCCCTGCATTACATCGAAGTAACTTTCAATACGATCCGGAATGGTTGGAATAAAGAAAACATCGGTTCGCATATTGTTCGTAACAATGAGATATCCCATTGTGAACAAACCGGTATCTGCGGAAGTATGGGAGCTGCTTTCTGTCTGATCGAAAACAATCATATCCACGATATCTGGGTGAAACGCCAGTTTACCGGTGCCGAGATCGGAGGAATAAAGTTTCATGCTGCGGTAGATACCCGTATTATCCATAATCGTATTCATAACGCAGGCCGTTCCCTTTGGCTGGATTGGATGACACAGGGAACGCGGGTTTCCGAAAACCTGTTCTATGATAATGATTTGGAAGATATCTTCCTGGAAGTAAACCACGGCCCGTTCCTGGTCGACAATAATATCTTCGCTTCACGCCGGAGCATCCTGGAACAATCCCAGGGAGGTGCTTACGTGCACAACTTGATCGCCGGAGATATCTACCGCTACGTAGAACATGGACGGTACACACCTTACTTCTTACCTCATTCGACAGAGGTTGCCGGCCTGTCCATTATCCCCGGTGGGGACGACCGTTATATCAATAACCTCTTTGCTACGACGAATCCGGTGACAGAAGGAGAGAATAAGCGGAAATACGGTTTGGCAGACTATAACAAAACGGTTTATCCGATGATGGTTGAAGGTAATGTTTATTACAACAAAGCCTTACCTTTCGAAGGTGAAAAGAATAGCGTTGTGCTTCCTGACTTCAACCCGAATGTGAAGATCGAAGAAACGGCTGACGGCGTTTATCTGTCTTTATCCGTAAAAGGTTTGAGCGATTTGCAGACCAGCCGTGTCAATACGGAGAGACTGGGAAAAGCCAAACTCCCCAGACAAGCCTATGATCAACCTGACGGCAGCCCGATTGAAATAGCGACCGACTATCTAGGGAATGCACGTGGAAACCAGCCCAAACCGGGACCTCTGGAATCCATCAAAGACGGTGAGATCAGAATAAAAGTATGGTAA
- a CDS encoding AraC family transcriptional regulator, giving the protein MRNKDISRLILDMKRHDIDVFDEFGRYNYVNAQTNLLPHNHPDMLEICFLAKGSQEYFVGEKTFKLYGGDVFITFPNEIHGTGNVPEEKGILYWMILKSPEKSKEYLGLSFSEAQELFNRILQLPSRLFKGDVECERLLQRIIRIYFQNRDTLTKMELNNQLVSFLLHIIHSGEKKQTRFYSERITEIIQYIDDNLFDMLDLELLADKCSLSLSRFKHLFKEETGIPPAEYIIRKKVEKAQILIEEQELPIKNIAYDLGFSSPAYFSTVFKQYNGYSPTSHKKATDKI; this is encoded by the coding sequence ATGAGAAACAAAGATATCAGTCGCTTAATATTGGATATGAAAAGACATGATATAGATGTCTTCGATGAGTTTGGGCGATATAATTATGTAAATGCGCAAACAAACCTTCTTCCACATAATCATCCAGATATGCTTGAAATTTGTTTTCTGGCAAAAGGAAGCCAGGAGTACTTCGTTGGAGAAAAGACTTTTAAACTATATGGTGGCGATGTGTTCATCACATTCCCCAATGAAATACATGGAACCGGCAACGTTCCGGAAGAAAAAGGAATTTTGTATTGGATGATTCTAAAATCACCGGAAAAAAGTAAAGAATATTTGGGCTTAAGTTTTTCAGAGGCACAAGAACTCTTCAATCGAATCTTACAACTTCCCTCTCGACTTTTTAAAGGAGATGTCGAGTGTGAACGTTTACTGCAGAGAATTATACGTATTTACTTCCAAAATAGAGACACGTTGACCAAAATGGAATTAAATAACCAACTTGTCTCTTTTCTGCTCCATATCATCCATTCCGGAGAAAAAAAGCAAACCCGATTCTATAGTGAACGTATAACAGAAATTATACAGTATATAGATGACAATCTGTTTGACATGCTAGATTTGGAACTTTTAGCCGACAAATGCAGCTTATCTCTTTCCAGGTTTAAACATCTATTCAAAGAAGAAACTGGAATTCCTCCCGCTGAATACATTATCCGAAAGAAAGTTGAAAAAGCCCAAATACTAATAGAAGAACAGGAACTTCCTATAAAAAATATTGCTTATGATTTGGGCTTTTCATCTCCAGCATACTTTTCTACAGTTTTCAAGCAGTATAACGGTTATTCTCCTACTTCGCATAAAAAAGCTACAGATAAAATATAA
- a CDS encoding sugar porter family MFS transporter: MFLQKNKSMNAHYLYFWVALLGGMLFGYDTAVINGAMPFFTSYFNLSATMVGWSVSSGLLGCIFGAAIASWPADKFGRRETMKIAACFFLISAIVTGLTSSFWLFACARILGGIAVGIVSVTVPIYISEITSAQKRGSSSINFQLGVVVGILAAFFVDYLLIDTGENNWRYMFLSMSIPSIFFFLCLLKVTRSPRWLIQQNAIEEARHILRKNNSPAISEKIIENIKESLHLQQCQTNEHPSLFKKPYLRFILIGIAVGVFQQLSGIAIVMYYATDIFRVAGFSTNAAIGQTVIIGVTNLTFTLLAKLLIDRVGRKKLLLSGTIGMSIFLALLSFSYFRSDFPAWLLLFSLVGFVAFFASSMGAVTWVLLGEIFPNSIRSQGMSIGSLFNWMINGSISFLFPIVARTLPNGGGYSFAFFSIATLCGYFFFKKYLFETRNKSLEEIEKENS, encoded by the coding sequence ATATTTTTACAGAAAAATAAATCCATGAACGCACACTATTTATACTTTTGGGTTGCATTATTAGGAGGAATGTTGTTTGGTTACGATACGGCAGTTATTAACGGAGCCATGCCATTTTTCACATCCTACTTTAATCTTTCTGCTACAATGGTTGGCTGGTCTGTAAGCTCAGGCTTACTCGGTTGTATTTTCGGAGCAGCAATTGCCAGTTGGCCGGCTGATAAATTCGGACGCAGAGAAACCATGAAAATCGCAGCTTGCTTTTTCTTGATTTCTGCTATAGTAACAGGTTTAACTTCTTCTTTTTGGCTTTTTGCATGTGCTCGTATACTTGGGGGTATTGCAGTAGGTATCGTTTCTGTAACTGTTCCGATTTATATATCAGAAATTACTTCTGCTCAAAAAAGAGGTAGCTCATCTATTAATTTCCAATTAGGGGTTGTTGTAGGGATATTGGCAGCTTTCTTTGTTGATTATCTATTAATCGACACTGGTGAAAACAACTGGCGCTATATGTTTTTATCAATGTCTATTCCTTCCATATTTTTTTTCCTATGCCTTTTAAAAGTCACTCGCAGTCCACGCTGGCTTATCCAACAAAATGCAATTGAAGAGGCAAGACATATATTAAGGAAAAATAATTCACCGGCAATAAGTGAAAAAATCATAGAGAATATAAAGGAATCACTTCATCTCCAACAATGTCAAACGAACGAACATCCATCTCTATTCAAAAAACCCTACCTACGCTTCATATTGATAGGGATCGCAGTAGGCGTATTCCAACAATTATCAGGTATTGCAATAGTGATGTATTATGCAACTGATATATTCAGAGTTGCAGGATTCTCGACAAATGCAGCCATCGGACAAACCGTAATAATAGGAGTAACCAACTTGACATTTACACTATTGGCTAAATTATTAATCGATAGGGTTGGTCGAAAAAAATTACTCCTTTCAGGAACAATAGGAATGTCTATATTTCTCGCTTTATTATCATTTTCATATTTTAGAAGCGATTTTCCAGCATGGCTCCTATTATTTTCACTGGTTGGTTTTGTTGCCTTTTTTGCATCGTCAATGGGTGCAGTCACATGGGTACTACTTGGAGAAATATTCCCGAACAGTATTCGTTCGCAAGGCATGTCGATCGGATCCCTCTTTAATTGGATGATAAACGGAAGCATATCCTTCTTATTTCCCATAGTAGCAAGAACATTACCCAACGGAGGCGGATACAGTTTTGCTTTTTTTTCAATCGCAACTTTATGTGGGTATTTTTTCTTTAAGAAATATCTGTTTGAAACAAGAAACAAATCACTGGAAGAAATCGAAAAAGAAAACTCATAA
- a CDS encoding SusC/RagA family TonB-linked outer membrane protein, protein MGIQRKPIKQLCTKNVGFLLMLGALSLGNVGDTWAVDPSAIVSVSQQSEKKISGKVVDANNEPVIGANVVVKGTTNGIITDVDGNFTLTVPSNAILQISYIGYVVQEVKVASQTNFTIQLVEDSQALEEVVVVGYGTMKKKDLTGAVASVKLDDTPVTTISTVSHALAGKAAGLQIRTTSAQPGGAATFRIRGAASSDKVGNDPLIIVDGFPVSDVGSLSAGKYSDGSKDNILASINPNDIESIEVLKDASSTAIYGARAGNGVIIVTTKKGKKGEPQVRYSGSASVQQITNSYEMLSATDFMTQSNRYLKEDWMRTNKVGIYGGKSEAEVSAFVPRYSNEQIANPPYQTGWFDEITRLGFQTQHNVSITGGTDKTKYMVSGNYFQQNGILKNNQMQRYTGRVNLEQKLSKYVNVGINMTLSRNKYDNVALGNGQSENASIMVAAAQFNPIMPIRDEEGNYTYNPQAAFLPNPVSLLEITDKTNKERVLATAFVEIRPIKDLVLKGNFGIDRNYQKRTAYLPTTTLYGQKEGGKADIAQADKNDYLMELTANYSKQLEEHNFNVLGGYSFQSFHYESLGASNNQFLTDGFLYNNLGAGGAPKPGVSSSASKSEMASFFGRANYSFKDRYMLTATLRADGASNFAKNNRWGYFPSVALGWRFTEESFMQSFTDVLSNGKLRLSYGSTGNSNIGNRAISYYQVGNNNEFGDSEHKGVYLSQMGNQDLKWETTWEWNVGLDLGFFNNRLNLTAEYFSKVVSDLLSERSLLSYHEVGKIAANVGKTQSKGFELTINSKNVQTRDFNWNTDFTLSLYRDKWKERDETWKPAAYDIYNAPLRGGYGYLSDGLVLVDEKIEHMPGALPGQVKIKDIDGFLYNSDGSIQVDENGRSLKSGKPDGKLDDADKVFYGSYDPGFALGLNNTLQWKNFDLNIYFYGSFNALYSGSYKENLLLGSQGVKNMGNGYNMPTSVKDIWSHDNQNGIHPSYFQANSTWGIGDYYNQKVWYVRCRNITLGYNIPSNKILSNLRVYLDVNNPFVLTNYNGIDPETDTNFYAYPNVTSYSLGVDITF, encoded by the coding sequence ATGGGTATTCAAAGAAAACCAATCAAACAGCTTTGTACGAAAAATGTCGGTTTCTTGCTCATGTTAGGAGCATTGAGCTTAGGAAATGTAGGGGATACGTGGGCAGTCGATCCTTCTGCCATTGTATCCGTTTCTCAGCAATCTGAGAAAAAAATCTCCGGAAAAGTGGTGGATGCCAATAATGAACCAGTGATAGGGGCAAATGTAGTTGTAAAAGGTACTACCAACGGTATAATAACCGATGTGGATGGTAATTTTACATTGACCGTCCCAAGTAATGCTATACTTCAAATTTCGTATATCGGTTATGTCGTCCAAGAAGTAAAAGTTGCTAGTCAAACAAACTTTACGATTCAATTAGTGGAAGACTCCCAAGCTTTGGAAGAGGTTGTTGTCGTAGGTTATGGTACGATGAAGAAAAAGGATTTGACAGGGGCGGTTGCATCTGTCAAGTTGGATGATACTCCTGTGACTACAATTTCTACAGTGAGCCATGCTTTGGCAGGAAAAGCAGCCGGTCTGCAAATAAGGACAACCAGTGCGCAACCTGGAGGTGCTGCTACTTTTCGTATTCGTGGTGCTGCATCTTCCGATAAGGTAGGAAATGATCCGCTTATTATTGTGGATGGTTTCCCTGTATCTGATGTTGGGTCATTGAGTGCTGGAAAATATAGTGATGGTTCGAAAGATAATATATTGGCTTCAATTAACCCCAATGATATTGAATCAATAGAAGTTCTGAAAGATGCTAGTTCTACAGCTATTTATGGAGCAAGGGCAGGAAATGGCGTAATTATAGTAACTACTAAAAAAGGGAAAAAAGGTGAACCACAAGTTCGGTATTCAGGTAGTGCTTCGGTTCAGCAAATAACTAATAGCTATGAAATGTTGTCTGCTACTGATTTTATGACCCAATCTAATCGCTATTTAAAAGAGGATTGGATGAGAACAAATAAGGTTGGTATTTATGGTGGGAAAAGTGAGGCAGAAGTTTCGGCGTTTGTTCCTCGTTATTCGAATGAACAAATAGCAAACCCTCCTTATCAGACTGGTTGGTTTGACGAAATAACCCGTTTGGGATTTCAGACTCAGCATAATGTGTCTATAACAGGAGGTACAGATAAGACGAAGTATATGGTGTCAGGTAATTATTTTCAACAAAATGGTATATTGAAAAATAATCAGATGCAAAGATATACAGGTCGTGTCAATTTGGAGCAGAAACTTAGTAAATATGTGAATGTGGGCATCAATATGACGTTGTCACGCAATAAATATGACAATGTGGCTTTAGGCAATGGTCAAAGTGAAAATGCTAGTATAATGGTTGCTGCAGCTCAATTTAATCCGATTATGCCGATTAGGGATGAAGAAGGAAACTATACATATAATCCACAAGCAGCATTTCTCCCTAATCCCGTTTCTTTATTGGAAATTACAGATAAAACAAATAAAGAGCGAGTGCTTGCTACTGCTTTTGTTGAAATACGTCCAATAAAAGATTTGGTATTGAAAGGAAACTTTGGTATTGACAGGAATTATCAGAAGAGAACAGCATATTTGCCGACTACGACATTATATGGTCAAAAAGAAGGGGGAAAGGCCGATATAGCACAGGCTGATAAGAATGATTATCTCATGGAGTTGACGGCTAATTATAGTAAACAACTAGAAGAACATAATTTTAATGTATTAGGGGGATATTCTTTTCAGTCTTTTCATTATGAATCACTGGGGGCTAGCAACAATCAGTTTCTTACAGATGGCTTTTTATATAATAATTTAGGAGCTGGAGGAGCTCCGAAGCCGGGTGTATCATCTTCTGCAAGTAAGAGTGAAATGGCATCTTTTTTTGGTAGAGCCAATTATTCATTTAAAGATCGTTATATGTTAACGGCGACTCTACGTGCAGACGGTGCATCTAATTTTGCTAAAAATAATAGATGGGGATATTTTCCGTCTGTTGCTTTAGGATGGAGATTTACAGAAGAAAGTTTTATGCAATCTTTTACAGATGTATTATCTAATGGTAAATTAAGGTTGAGTTACGGTTCGACAGGAAATTCAAATATAGGAAATCGTGCTATTAGTTATTATCAAGTTGGTAATAATAATGAATTTGGAGATTCTGAACATAAAGGGGTTTACTTATCTCAAATGGGTAACCAAGATTTGAAATGGGAAACAACTTGGGAATGGAATGTTGGTTTGGATTTGGGATTTTTTAATAATCGTCTAAATCTAACAGCAGAATATTTCAGCAAGGTTGTCTCAGATTTGCTAAGTGAAAGATCTCTATTGTCTTATCATGAAGTAGGTAAAATTGCAGCAAATGTAGGTAAAACACAAAGTAAAGGGTTTGAATTGACTATAAATTCAAAAAATGTCCAAACACGTGATTTTAATTGGAATACAGATTTCACACTCTCTCTTTATAGAGATAAATGGAAAGAGAGAGATGAAACATGGAAACCTGCGGCTTATGATATTTATAATGCTCCATTAAGAGGAGGATATGGATATTTGTCTGATGGATTGGTTCTGGTTGATGAAAAGATTGAGCATATGCCAGGGGCACTTCCCGGGCAGGTGAAAATAAAAGATATAGATGGATTTCTTTATAACAGTGATGGTTCTATTCAAGTTGATGAAAATGGACGATCTCTTAAATCAGGAAAGCCTGATGGAAAATTAGATGATGCGGACAAAGTGTTTTATGGAAGCTATGACCCCGGTTTTGCTCTTGGGTTGAATAATACATTACAATGGAAAAATTTTGATTTGAATATCTATTTTTATGGCTCATTTAATGCTTTATATAGCGGCTCATATAAAGAGAATCTTTTATTAGGATCTCAGGGAGTTAAAAATATGGGTAATGGCTATAATATGCCAACATCTGTTAAAGATATTTGGTCACATGACAATCAGAATGGTATTCATCCTAGTTATTTCCAGGCTAATAGTACTTGGGGAATTGGTGACTATTATAATCAAAAAGTTTGGTATGTCAGATGTCGGAATATTACATTGGGATATAATATCCCTTCTAATAAAATATTATCTAATTTAAGAGTGTATCTTGATGTTAATAATCCGTTTGTGTTGACAAACTATAATGGAATAGATCCGGAAACTGATACGAATTTCTATGCATATCCTAATGTGACAAGTTATAGTTTAGGAGTTGATATAACATTTTAA